The genome window GTCAGGCCTGGCAGAGCGCTGTGCTGGTGCCAGTGGTCTCGAAGACCACGACCGCTGAGCTGCTGCGGGTGCTGACCTATCCCAAGTTTCGGCTCGCGGAGGTCGATCGCCAGCTTCTTCTTGAAGATGTGCTGCCCTTCGTGGAGGTCGTAGCAGGTGACATCTCCGCCGCACCGGCTGCTTGGCGCGTGCGTGATCCCGATGATCAGAACTTCCTTGATCTGGCCTTGGTGGCCAGGGTTGAGGCACTGGTCACTGGCGATCAGGACCTGCTCGCCATCAAGGAGTTGGTGAGCGGCTTGTCCATCCTTACGCCAGCCTTGCTGGAGGAACAGCTGAGCGGCGAGCTTCGCCAGCGCTGATAGCGTGATAGCAGTTGGGGGGGTGCGGATGGCTCAATTGCTGGTGCGCAACCTTGATCCGGCGGTGAAGGAGGCGCTGCGGCGCCGGGCCCGTCGCCATGGCCGCAGCATGGAGGAGGAGGCACGCCTGATCCTGCGCCAGGTGATCGATCAGGAGCCGCTTTCGGAGGATCAGAGGGGGCCGGGCACCCGGATGGTGGCCTTGTTTGCTGAGGCGGAGTTGGATCAACCGATCGGCGAATGGAGGGGCCAGGAGGCCACGCCCGCACGCTTCGTGGGCTGAGTGGGCCCGTGATCCTGCTCGACACCAACGTGGTTTCGGCCGTGATGCAGCGCCGGCCGGATCCAGCTGTTCAGCAGTGGCTGGATGGGCAAGCCCTGGAGGAGCTGTGGTTGCCGGCTGTGGTGGTGTTCGAGTTGCGCTACGGCCTTGCGATCCTGCCGGAATCCCAGCGCCAGCGAAGACTGATGCTGGGGCTCGATCAGCTGTTGCAGTTGATCCAGGAGCGCATTGCACCCCTTGACGGTTTGGCGTCCCAGAAGGCAGCGCTGCTGGCGGCGGAGCGCAAGGCCAAGGGGCGTCCGGTGGACCTGCGCGACACGCTGATCGCCGGCATCGCCATGGCCCGCGGCGCGCGGCTGGCGACCCGCAACACCCGCCACTTCGATGACACCACGATCAGCCTGATCAATCCCTTCGAGCCATGAACCCAGCTGATCCAAAGCACCGACGGCAACGGCGCCTGCTCACCTGACCACCCCCCTTTCCCGTCCCCCCGCTTGAAACGCCTGCCCCGAAAACTGCTCAGCCCACTCCTGGGCCCGCTCCTGGGGCCGTTCCTGAACCAGGAGCCGGCGGCGCAGCTGATCCGGGAGACGGCGCGCCAGCAGTGGAAGCTGCTGGCGGTGAACCTGCTCAGCAGCCTGCTGGAGAGTGTCAGCGAGGGGGCCACCTTGGGGGTGATCTTCCTGGTGGTGGAGCTGCTCTCGAACGCTCGCGCCCCCACGGCGGTCAACTGGGCGAGCAAGCCCCTGATCCCCTGGATTCCGGGGGCGCCCGAGTGGCTGGCGGCCCAGCCCACCACGCCGCTGTTTCTGGGACTGCTGGCCCTGGCGGTGCTGCTGCAGCTGATTCAGAGCCTCACGCGCTATGCGGGGGCAGTGAGCGTCGGCTACTTCGCCGCCCGTTGCAAGGCCCAGGTGACGGCAAGGATCCACAGCCAGATCCTGAGCCTGAGCTACCCCTGCGCCAGCAGCTACCGGGTGGGGGATCTCACCGACTACGCCGGCACCGGGCCGGACGCGATCCGCAGCCAGATCGAGGCCGCCAGCCAGATCCTGATCACGCTGCTGCTGATCGCGATCTATCTGGGGATCCTGGTGGGCCTCTCCCCCTGGCTGCTGCTGGCGGCGGGGCTGCTGGGGGCGCTGATCAGCTCGGTGCAGCGCTTGCTGCTGCCGCGCTTGCGCTTCGGGGCCGAGCGACTGAGTGGCCTGCAGGCCGAGATCGCGGCCAGAATCACCGAAGACATCCAGGGCCTGCGGCTGCTGCACAGCAGCGGCCAGCGCCAGAGCGCCGATCGGGCGCTGCGATCGCGCATGGGTGAACTGGAGGCCAGCCTGCGGCGCCAGAGCCGACTGCTGAATGTGATCGGCCCGTTCAGCAGCTTCCTGCCGATCGCGGCGATCGCGGTGATGGGGGGCCTCAGCCTGCTGGTGTTCGGCTCGAAGACCTCCGGGGTGCTGCCGAGCCTGGTGACCTTCGTGTTGGCCTTGCAGCGCCTGAACGTACGCTTTTCAGGGCTGGCGGGCCTGTTCAATGGCCTGGCCGACAACAGCGGCCGGCTCGGACGGCTGAATGCGATCCTCAGCCCCGGCGGCAAGAGCTTCGTTCGCGAGGGCGGGGTGCCCTTTGGGGGCCTGGAGCGGGAGATCCGCCTCGAGCAGGTGCAGCTGCACTACGGAGGCGAGGGGCCGGCGGCCTTGAACGGCCTCGATCTGGTGATTGCCAAGGGGGCCACCGTGGCCCTGGTGGGGCCGAGCGGGGCGGGCAAGAGCTCGATCGCCGATCTGCTTGTGGGGCTCTATGAACCGAGCCGCGGGCGGGTGCTGATCGATGGGCTGGACCTGCGCACCCTGGAACTGAACAGCTGGCAGCAACGGCTGGGGGTGGTGAGCCAGGACACCTTTCTGTTCAACATCTCCCTGGCCGGCAACATCGCCTTCGGCTGCCCCTGGGCCACGCGCGCGCAGATCGAGGCGGCGGCGGCGGTGGCGAACGCGGCCGGCTTCATCAACGACTTACCCGAGGGCTACGACACGATCGTGGGGGAGCGCGGCTTCCGGCTCAGCGGCGGCCAGCGCCAGCGCATTGCCCTGGCCCGGGCGATCCTGCGCCGGCCGGAGTTGCTGATCCTCGATGAGGCCACAAGTGCGCTCGATTCCGAGAGCGAGCGGCTGGTGCAGGATGCGCTCGAAGCGCTCGATGGCCGCATCACCAAGCTTGTGATCGCCCACCGCCTC of Cyanobium sp. ATX 6F1 contains these proteins:
- a CDS encoding putative toxin-antitoxin system toxin component, PIN family translates to MRVVLDTNVLVSALLFQQGRLGWMRQAWQSAVLVPVVSKTTTAELLRVLTYPKFRLAEVDRQLLLEDVLPFVEVVAGDISAAPAAWRVRDPDDQNFLDLALVARVEALVTGDQDLLAIKELVSGLSILTPALLEEQLSGELRQR
- a CDS encoding FitA-like ribbon-helix-helix domain-containing protein; translation: MAQLLVRNLDPAVKEALRRRARRHGRSMEEEARLILRQVIDQEPLSEDQRGPGTRMVALFAEAELDQPIGEWRGQEATPARFVG
- a CDS encoding type II toxin-antitoxin system VapC family toxin — its product is MILLDTNVVSAVMQRRPDPAVQQWLDGQALEELWLPAVVVFELRYGLAILPESQRQRRLMLGLDQLLQLIQERIAPLDGLASQKAALLAAERKAKGRPVDLRDTLIAGIAMARGARLATRNTRHFDDTTISLINPFEP
- a CDS encoding ABC transporter ATP-binding protein; the protein is MKRLPRKLLSPLLGPLLGPFLNQEPAAQLIRETARQQWKLLAVNLLSSLLESVSEGATLGVIFLVVELLSNARAPTAVNWASKPLIPWIPGAPEWLAAQPTTPLFLGLLALAVLLQLIQSLTRYAGAVSVGYFAARCKAQVTARIHSQILSLSYPCASSYRVGDLTDYAGTGPDAIRSQIEAASQILITLLLIAIYLGILVGLSPWLLLAAGLLGALISSVQRLLLPRLRFGAERLSGLQAEIAARITEDIQGLRLLHSSGQRQSADRALRSRMGELEASLRRQSRLLNVIGPFSSFLPIAAIAVMGGLSLLVFGSKTSGVLPSLVTFVLALQRLNVRFSGLAGLFNGLADNSGRLGRLNAILSPGGKSFVREGGVPFGGLEREIRLEQVQLHYGGEGPAALNGLDLVIAKGATVALVGPSGAGKSSIADLLVGLYEPSRGRVLIDGLDLRTLELNSWQQRLGVVSQDTFLFNISLAGNIAFGCPWATRAQIEAAAAVANAAGFINDLPEGYDTIVGERGFRLSGGQRQRIALARAILRRPELLILDEATSALDSESERLVQDALEALDGRITKLVIAHRLGTVKQADVIVVMEAGRIVEQGSHRELSAREGSLYQQLWLNQVGAGVDD